The Paenibacillus mucilaginosus 3016 genome includes the window TATTGCCCAAGTTCCTGGAAAGTTGCGCTTCCCCAGTGCTTCTCCAGCTACCCGTTAGGCTCTCCTCTGAGCCTCAGCCGCATCCGAAGCAATAACTTCCGCGGTTGTCTCCGTCCGGCTCTTCATTACAAAAAGAAGACCGGCCGCCCCCCAGGGCTCCGGTCTTCTGTGCTGCTATTCTTCTTTCTTCTCGTCCTTATCGTACAGCTGATCCAGCTCGGACTTGCCGGTGTTCTCCGGCTGTCCCTGAATGTTCACTTTGAGGTCATCCGCCTTCACGCCCGGTTCGCTGCCCACAGGGCCCAGCTTCCCGGTATCGATCAGCTCCTGGATCTGCTCCTTCTCAAGCGTCTCCTTCTCGATGAGCGTCTCGGCGATCAGCTTCACCTGATCACTGTACTTGGAGAGAATTTCTTTGGCGCGGTCGTAGCAGGCACGGATCATGGACTGCATCTCTTGGTCGATCTCGTAAGCGATGGCATCACTGTAGTTCTGCTCATGCCCGATGTCCCGTCCAAGGAATACCTGTCCCTGCGTCGTACCGAACTGCATCGGTCCGAGCTTGTCGCTCATCCCGAATTCCGTGATCATCCGGCGGATAATGCCCGTCGCCCGCTGGAAGTCACTGTAGGCCCCGGTACCGATCTCGCCGATGAACAGCTCCTCGGATACGCGTCCGGCCAAGAGACCGGTGACCTTGTCGAGCAGCTCCGATTTCGTCTGCATCATCCGGTCTTCGCCTTCCTTCGGAAGCATCATGACGTAGCCGCCGGCGCGGCCGCGCGGAATGATCGTGACCTTGTGCACCATCTCGGCATTCTCAACGTGCACACCTACAATCGTATGGCCCGCCTCGTGGAAGGCCACCATCCGCTTCTCTCTCTCGGAGATAATGCGGGATTTCTTCTGCGTCCCGACAATGACGCGGTCGAACGCTTCGTCGATCTCTTCCATGGAGATATCCTTGCGATTGCGGCGGGCGGCGATCAGCGCTGCTTCGTTGAGCAGGTTCTCGAGATCCGCTCCCGTGAAACCGGTCGTATATCTTGCCAGCTGGTCGAGCTTAACGTCCTTGTTCAGCGGCTTGTTGCGCGCGTGAACCTTCAGTACCGCTTCGCGGCCCTTCACATCCGGACGGTCGACCGTAATCTGACGGTCAAAGCGTCCCGGACGCCAGGAGCGCAGGGTCAAGAATATCCGGGCGGTTCGTCGCCGCCACGATAATGATGCCTTCGTTCGCACCGAAGCCGTCCATCTCGACGAGCAATTGGTTGAGCGTCTGTTCACGCTCATCATGCCCGCCGCCGAGACCGGCGCCGCGTTGACGGCCGACCGCATCAATCTCATCTATGAATATAATACAAGGGGCATTCTTCTTCGCATTCTCAAACAAATCGCGGACACGGGAGGCACCGACGCCGACGAACATCTCGACGAAATCCGAACCGGAGATCGAGAAGAACGGCACGCCTGCTTCACCTGCAACGGCTCTGGCCAGGAGCGTCTTACCCGTTCCCGGAGGACCGTTGAGCAGTACGCCTTTGGGGATCCGGGCGCCGACCGCAGCGAATTTGCGCGGGTCTTTCAGGAATTCGACAACCTCAACCAGTTCCTGTTTCTCTTCATCCGCCCCTGCAACGTCTTCAAAGGTAACCCGCTTCTTCTCTTCGTTATACAGACGGGCACGGCTCTTGCCAAAGTTCATCACCTTGCCGCCGCCACCTTGAGCCTGATTCAACAGGAAGAAGAACAGGATGAAGATGATCACGAACGGGATAATGGAGGTAAGGAAGCTGATCCAAACATTGTCCCCTTCCATTTTCTCGATGAAAACGTTCTCCGGGTTGATCTCGCTGTTCTCGATCAAACGGAATATTTCTTCTTCATACGGCGCCCGCGACTCGAAATTCAACTTGTCCGCAGAAGGCGGAGTTTTATATTTCCCCCGAACCAAATACGTTTGAGCGTCATACTTCACGATAATCTGGTCTACGTTCTTTTCTATCAAGGCCTGCCGGAGCTTACCATAGCTGATCGTGTCTTTCTGTTCATTCTGCGTGCTGATGAAGTGTACGATTCCGACGGTGACCAAGAAAATAAGCAGATAAAAACCAGTATTGCGAATGATGCGATTCATCCCCTACCTCCTCTCAACAAACGGCTTTGTATATTGTACCACAGCAAGTCTCGGGTTCTCAAATTGTCCAAGCCCGCGCTAGTGGGAGTACACTTCGGGTTTCAAAATGCCTACGAACGGCAGGTTGCGGTACTTCTCGCCGTAGTCGAGACCATAGCCTACAACGAAGGCATCCGGGATCACAAAGCCTTTGTAATCCGCGTCCAGATCGACCTTACGGCCGGTCGGCTTGTCAAAGAGTGCGGCAATCGTGGTCGAAAGTGCGTTGCGGCGCTCGAGCACATCGATCAGATAGCTGAGGGTCAGACCGCTGTCGATAATATCCTCGACGATGAGGACATGGCGTCCTTCCACCGAGATATCCAGGTCCTTGATGATTTTGACGACCCCGGATGACTTGGTCGATGCCCCATACGAGGATACGGCCATGAAATCCGTCTCGAGCGGCAGGTCAATCCGCTTCACCAGGTCGGCCATGAAGATGAATGCGCCTTTCAGGACACAAATGACAAGCGGGTTCTTCCCCTCGAAATCGCGGGTGATGAGCTCGCCCATCTCTTTGACCTTGTCCTGAATCTGCTGCTCGGAGTAAAGCACTTCTAGTACGTCGTTTTGCAAGAGAGATCCTCCTACTTAGTTGGGTTAATTTGGCATAACCAGCCGCAGGCGCAGCCGGCTTCGGGTACTGGCGGTGACCGCGCCCATGGCGGACGTTCGCACTCCGGGTACCCAGATGATGTTTCCTCTTGCATCCGTAATCAGTGGAATTCTCTCCCGTAGAGACGGCGGCACCTTCGCGTCGATGAACATATCTTTTACCTTTTTCGTTCCGTTTAGTCCGAGCGGCTGCATCCGGTCGCCCGGGAGCCTGCTGCGCACTATTAATGGAAGGAAGAGTTCTTCCGCGTCGAAAATGGCGGTGTAAGTCGCGGCTTCTCCCGCTACCGGGTCTTCGCCTTCCAAACGCTGCAGTTCGATGCGCACCCCCGTCTCGGGAATCGTAAAGGA containing:
- the hpt gene encoding hypoxanthine phosphoribosyltransferase, producing the protein MQNDVLEVLYSEQQIQDKVKEMGELITRDFEGKNPLVICVLKGAFIFMADLVKRIDLPLETDFMAVSSYGASTKSSGVVKIIKDLDISVEGRHVLIVEDIIDSGLTLSYLIDVLERRNALSTTIAALFDKPTGRKVDLDADYKGFVIPDAFVVGYGLDYGEKYRNLPFVGILKPEVYSH